The Salegentibacter mishustinae genome includes a window with the following:
- a CDS encoding helicase HerA-like domain-containing protein, with the protein MDKTEEFVEHISQAYNPKGDYIHLGAAMLNDETFADAAVKIPLKTMNRHGLIAGATGTGKSKTLQILAENLSQKGVPVLLMDVKGDLSGIAKPSAGEEFLHERHKKLGFPFESSKSPVEFLTISEQNGVRLRATVSEFGPILLSRILDVTPTQEGILAIIFKYCDDHHLPLLDLKDLKKMLQYVTDEGRETIEKEYGRISSASTGAILRKIVALEQQGAERFFGERSFEVTDLTRKDKKGYGYVNIMRLTDIQDKPKLFSTFMLSLLAEIYTTFPEEGDSDKPKLVLFIDEAHLIFKEASDVLLDQIESIVKLIRSKGVGLYFVTQNPTDVPSEVLGQLGLKIQHALRAFTAKDRKAIKLSAENYPISKYYDTKNELTSLGIGEALVSALDEKGRPSALAATMLRAPMSRMDILSDSELEELMFQSKLRSKYNEEIDRESAYELLNKKIEEAEAKEAKEKAEAEALERKKAVTTTSKSNSNKTQGAIIKVLTSATFIRGVMGVLNKLLK; encoded by the coding sequence GTGGATAAAACAGAAGAGTTTGTAGAACATATCAGCCAGGCCTACAATCCTAAAGGCGATTATATCCATTTGGGTGCCGCAATGCTTAACGATGAAACTTTCGCCGATGCTGCAGTGAAAATTCCTTTGAAAACAATGAACCGGCACGGGCTTATAGCCGGAGCTACAGGAACGGGAAAATCTAAAACGCTGCAAATTTTAGCTGAAAACCTTTCTCAAAAAGGAGTTCCGGTTTTACTGATGGACGTAAAAGGTGATCTTAGTGGTATTGCAAAACCCTCTGCAGGAGAAGAATTCTTACACGAACGCCATAAAAAACTTGGCTTTCCATTTGAATCTTCAAAATCGCCCGTTGAATTTCTTACTATTTCTGAACAGAATGGGGTTCGATTAAGAGCAACGGTTAGTGAATTCGGGCCAATTTTATTATCACGAATTTTAGATGTTACTCCAACCCAGGAAGGCATCTTAGCCATCATATTTAAATACTGTGACGATCATCATTTACCTCTTTTGGATCTCAAGGATCTTAAAAAAATGCTTCAGTACGTAACTGATGAAGGTCGCGAAACCATAGAAAAGGAATATGGAAGAATTTCAAGTGCATCAACCGGCGCCATCCTTAGAAAGATTGTAGCGCTGGAGCAGCAAGGTGCCGAACGCTTTTTTGGCGAACGCTCTTTTGAAGTAACCGATCTTACCAGGAAAGATAAAAAAGGTTATGGCTACGTAAATATTATGCGGCTTACCGATATTCAGGATAAGCCAAAGTTGTTTTCAACATTTATGCTTAGCCTTTTGGCTGAAATTTATACGACTTTTCCTGAAGAAGGTGATAGCGACAAACCTAAACTGGTTTTATTTATAGATGAAGCTCATCTTATTTTTAAGGAAGCTTCAGATGTTCTGTTAGATCAAATTGAAAGTATTGTAAAACTAATTCGATCTAAAGGTGTAGGCCTTTATTTTGTTACACAGAACCCAACAGATGTTCCTTCGGAAGTATTGGGACAGCTGGGATTAAAAATTCAACATGCCTTACGAGCCTTCACTGCAAAAGACCGAAAAGCAATAAAATTATCGGCCGAAAATTATCCAATTTCAAAATATTACGATACCAAAAATGAGCTCACCTCGTTAGGTATTGGAGAAGCTTTGGTTTCTGCATTAGATGAAAAAGGAAGACCTTCAGCACTTGCCGCCACGATGTTGAGAGCGCCAATGAGCAGAATGGATATCCTATCCGATAGCGAGCTTGAAGAACTCATGTTTCAGTCTAAATTAAGATCAAAATATAACGAAGAAATTGATCGCGAAAGCGCTTATGAACTTCTGAATAAGAAAATTGAGGAAGCCGAAGCAAAAGAGGCCAAAGAAAAGGCCGAAGCTGAAGCTTTAGAAAGAAAAAAGGCTGTAACTACTACTAGCAAGAGCAACTCGAATAAAACCCAGGGGGCTATCATTAAAGTGCTCACCAGTGCCACTTTTATCAGGGGCGTCATGGGCGTGCTCAATAAACTATTAAAATAA
- a CDS encoding inorganic diphosphatase encodes MKSLLCGLSLGFLLVFSGCKPSKDLSKLPGKTESGNYQAVIEIPAGTNKKIEYHKEKKEFLIDKRDGRDRIINFLPYPGNYGFIPSTFSSPKLGGDGDAADVLVLGESLKTGSVIEIIPIAVLKLIDEKELDYKIIAIPAELKDRTIISENYQNFNSDYPEVIKILESWFTYYDKSQVLEVEGWGDETEAVMEIEKWSSQP; translated from the coding sequence ATGAAAAGCTTGCTATGCGGTTTAAGTTTAGGGTTTTTACTCGTTTTTTCTGGCTGTAAACCTTCAAAAGATTTAAGTAAGTTACCTGGCAAAACTGAGAGCGGAAACTACCAGGCGGTGATTGAAATTCCTGCAGGAACCAATAAAAAAATAGAATATCACAAAGAGAAGAAGGAGTTTTTAATAGACAAAAGAGACGGGAGAGACAGAATTATCAATTTTCTTCCTTATCCCGGCAATTACGGTTTTATCCCTTCTACTTTTTCTAGCCCTAAACTTGGTGGTGATGGTGATGCCGCCGATGTTCTTGTACTGGGCGAAAGCCTAAAAACCGGTAGCGTTATAGAGATTATTCCTATTGCCGTTTTAAAATTAATAGATGAAAAGGAATTGGATTATAAGATTATAGCCATCCCGGCAGAACTAAAAGACCGAACTATTATTTCCGAAAACTACCAAAACTTTAATTCAGATTATCCTGAAGTAATTAAAATCCTGGAGAGCTGGTTCACTTATTATGACAAATCTCAAGTGTTAGAAGTTGAAGGTTGGGGTGATGAAACTGAAGCGGTTATGGAAATAGAAAAATGGAGTTCCCAGCCTTAA